ACAAATAGTCCCACAATTCCAGTCGTTCAAGTGATGAATATTTAGCATACACAAAAGTCATGATGATATGCTGACCTATGTCTTGATGATATACCTTAATAGTAACCTTCTGGTTAGTGTCCATTACTAATTCCCATTCAACAACTGCATCAAAGAATAGCCAAAATTTTCCATTAATGTTTGACATAAGAGCTTTCATACCCAGTCTCCTCCTATAATTATGAATGTGTCTACAATGTTGAAAAGGTTCCATCAATTCAACAATTAAAAAACATGCTCTCTTTGCATATTGATAACTCTCTGAAAGGCCTCTTGTGTATTAACATACCTTATGTTCCAAATTATAGTCTTGATCATCATTTGGTTTGTGAAGCTGCCCTTCTAGGCAAAATTCTTTTTGGTGGATGCATCTCTTTGTGTTGGCTttgttttcttccctttttacCACTCTTATCTCCAGCCCTAGGAGATAAATCAACCTCCCTTGCTATTGCCTTGAAGTTTCCTGCAGTGGATTCATCATCACCTTCTTCCCCAACTTGCATATGATCCTTCATTGCCTGCTCAATAGCAATTGGTTCAACATTATGGGTTACAAGATCATGTAAGACTTGTATAGGTGTCTTCAAGGGAATGTTGAGTTGAATATGAAATGGCTTCCCAGTAGCAGAAGCACATGTCATAGGAAAAACTTCAGATGTAGCTTCTTGATGATTTATCATAGCTTACTGAAAGTCTTTTCCATTTGTCTCTTTCATCACCTGTACACAAGTTCTTGTTTCTCCATTGCTCATTTCTTTTCTATATTGCCGACGAGCTTTTTTTTGGTGATTTatacattttttgatttttcgatCAGAGCTAGCACTCTTGCTCTGCGCGTGTTCTCCTCCCCTCTCGTTCTCTGTGTGTGTGGTTGGTGTGTTTGTGACCAGGTTCTACGCTTAGATTTCTGGCGCAAACTACAAGCGTCAGCTGTGGAATTCAGTTCAGGTAGTTATCCATTTAGGTGGTCGTCGTTCCAGTCGGAGGTCAGATTTCTGGTTTGTATCTTGGCTCAAGGTGACATTCAACCGGGGTCTAGTCGATTTGGTAGTCCGTCTACAATCTAGGTGTCGTCGCCCTTGTTTACTTTaatcgggagttggtacctcctaaTCTTCAATCAGtatttctatttttcttgttaACCAATTAGTTTGGGATAGATTAAGCCTCATTCTTGATTGTCTACTTGTACTCTTAATTAGTGCATTTGCCTGTCTACTTTCTTGATAGTAACTATTTTGGGATTTTAGTCTGTAGATTATTAGTTCTTTTAATTACTTGTACTCTGAATTAGTGCATTCGCCTATTTTTCTAATTGTAGGTTATAGTTCATttggttcctttattttatttcatcatatgttTTTCTAtcctttagttgtagattattgttcctttagttcctttgttttattttttcaccTGTTTTTCTGATCTTTAGTGGTAGATTATAGTTCCCGTtagttcctttattttatttctttacctGTTTTATGACCTTTAGTGGTAGATtatattttggtaattcattgtATCTTTGGTCGCTTGTTTTCGGGATAGTGCTTGCGTAGTAACTCCTAGATTATAGTGGCTATGGTGAACGATGGTAGGGTAAGGTATTGTCCTCGGGGGTGTCAGCGAGAGGGAGGGGGTGCGAGGGGGTAATAGGTCTAAGAGAGCTACTACGCTGAGAGTGGGGTCTTGGAACATGGGAACTTTGACTGGAAAATCACTAGAGCTAGCAAAGATTTTCGAGAAAAGGAAGGTTAATATAGCTTGTGTACAAGAGACCAGGTGGGTAGGAGATAAGGCGCGTGATGTGGGAAGTTTCAAACTTTGGTATTCTGGGAGGGTGGGGGCAGGAATAGGGTAGGTATCTTGGTTGATAACGACCTCCGTGCAATAGTGGTGGAGGTTAGGAGGGTGAATGACAGGCTGCTGACTATTAAGCTAGTTGTTGGAGGTTTTACCTTGAACATAATCAGTGTGTACGCACCCCAAGCAGAATTGGATGAGGAAGTCAAGATGAGTTTCTGGGCGGATTTAGATGAGATGGTGTGGGGTACCCCGTATACCGAGAAGGTTTTAATTGGAGGAGATTTCAACGGCCATATTGTAGCGACGTCTGGGAGGTATGATGTTGTGCGTGTTGGCTTTGGTTTTGGAGAAACGGAGGAGGAACGTCTCTGTTGGACTTTGCTAGagcatttgatttggtgatagcaaactcgagTTTCCCGAAGAAGAGGGAGCACTTGGTCACCTTCCGGAGTTCGGTGGCtgagactcagattgattatgTACTCTGCAGGAAGTACAATAGGGGTCTTTGCACGAATTGCAAGGtcatcccgagtgagaacctctCGACACTTCATAGGCTCCTGGTCATGGAATTTGAGATCACGAGGAAGAGGGCGATATATAGCCAACATAGGATAAAGTGGGGAGCCTTGATGGAAGCTAAAGCGCAGGAGTTGGGGGTCAAGTTGGTGACTATGGGGGCTTAGAGGAGTAGTGGGGATGCAAGCGCTATGTGGACCACGACTGCGCAGTGCATTCGGGAAGCCACGAGAGAAGTATTAAGGGTCACAAATGGTTACTCTAGGGGTCAAAagggagattggtggtggaatggagaggtgcAAGGAAAATTGGATACCAAGAAAGCAGCGTATCTGAAACTAGTGGAAAGTGTAGACGAGGAAGAGAAGAGGGTGAATAGGGAGCattataagttggctaagaaagaggcTAAGCTAGATTTTAGTCGTTTGTATAAGGAACTCGAGGGCCGAGGTGGGTATAAGAGGTTATTCAGGTTAGACAAGGCGGGAGAAAGGAAGGCGTGAGACTTGGACAAAGTGAAGTGTatcaaggacgaagaaggtagagttttgttggacgaggggcttatccgtcggagatggcagacctacttccatagtctcttgaatGAGGAAGGGACAAGAGCATTGTActaggtga
This DNA window, taken from Nicotiana tabacum cultivar K326 chromosome 15, ASM71507v2, whole genome shotgun sequence, encodes the following:
- the LOC142169706 gene encoding uncharacterized protein LOC142169706 — its product is MWTTTAQCIREATREVLRVTNGYSRGQKGDWWWNGEVQGKLDTKKAAYLKLVESVDEEEKRVNREHYKLAKKEAKLDFSRLYKELEGRGGYKRLFRLDKAGERKA